From the genome of Shewanella sp. Choline-02u-19, one region includes:
- a CDS encoding DUF2956 domain-containing protein codes for MAQPISDETKNEAVKVAKSIQKPGQTKEQTKLIALGIEKGIAEYKKQQKGKARVRDKQKKQQVRAKARTTENEHDVEDNIEDRAASPYLPWGLLTLSWISFISYIVISK; via the coding sequence ATGGCACAGCCGATCTCAGACGAAACTAAAAACGAAGCCGTAAAAGTGGCAAAATCAATTCAAAAACCAGGGCAAACTAAAGAGCAAACGAAACTCATTGCGCTAGGAATTGAAAAAGGCATTGCGGAGTATAAAAAACAGCAAAAAGGCAAAGCACGTGTTCGCGACAAACAGAAAAAACAGCAAGTGCGTGCTAAAGCCCGTACCACTGAAAACGAACATGATGTCGAGGATAATATAGAAGATCGCGCGGCCAGCCCCTACTTACCCTGGGGATTATTAACCCTCAGCTGGATTAGCTTTATCAGCTATATCGTCATCAGCAAGTAA
- the torD gene encoding molecular chaperone TorD, producing the protein MSAVTANPVNQVRSTIYQLLSSLFAKEVDHKTLHELTCTQAQAFWSQLASEPDFKADVDVLVAELAKLNSDKALLELSADYCGLFLVGTKHSASPYASLYLNNSSSDKPVTKSNEPLLFGEQHQQMTQFLKQSQLQVQSEFPEPADHLAVILAYIAHISMHSRHQEQLLFIRNYLANWLPKLVAKVANVDTGKFYIALAQLTLAWVESDIEWLENES; encoded by the coding sequence ATGAGCGCAGTAACAGCTAACCCCGTAAATCAAGTCAGAAGCACGATTTATCAGCTACTTTCATCATTGTTTGCGAAAGAGGTAGATCATAAAACATTGCATGAATTGACCTGTACTCAAGCACAAGCATTTTGGTCTCAACTTGCTAGTGAGCCCGATTTTAAAGCAGATGTTGATGTGCTGGTAGCTGAACTCGCAAAGCTTAATAGCGACAAAGCGCTACTCGAGCTTTCGGCTGATTATTGTGGTTTGTTTTTAGTCGGTACCAAGCACAGTGCCTCGCCATACGCTAGCCTCTATTTAAATAACAGCTCAAGTGATAAACCTGTCACAAAAAGCAATGAGCCATTACTCTTTGGTGAGCAGCACCAGCAGATGACACAGTTTTTAAAACAGAGTCAGTTGCAGGTGCAAAGTGAGTTCCCCGAGCCCGCAGATCATCTCGCGGTGATATTGGCCTATATAGCACATATCAGTATGCATAGCCGTCACCAAGAGCAACTACTGTTTATCCGCAACTACCTAGCTAACTGGTTACCAAAGCTTGTCGCTAAAGTCGCCAATGTCGATACCGGTAAGTTCTATATCGCATTAGCGCAGCTCACGTTAGCTTGGGTGGAGTCAGATATTGAATGGCTTGAAAACGAAAGCTAA
- the hutW gene encoding heme anaerobic degradation radical SAM methyltransferase ChuW/HutW codes for MMILTPTMTGIASPEPLQNAFKVKSVPHAGRSGSRPVNLTPALWHQWWQQPSKSNQRALYIHIPFCRKRCSFCNFFENGTNPERISRYVSRLCEQLRIAADTPLAQSQPFDTVYVGGGTPTDMQADEIAMLGAAISKFPLIKNAEVSLEGRLNGFDDDKWHSALDNGFNRFSFGVQSFDTHVRQAAGRFDDKDTLLSRLNELSQHPSASIVIDLIFGLPGQTLDIWQQDLQAVIDSGVHGVDLYQLIGLGGTRIDRASEKGKILGTDESEFQADSQTRAQMYAYGANLLESNQWQRLSSCHWRRDNRERSIYNSLAKSGIEILPFGAGAGGSIHGHGVMNARSLTNWHLAHSQSTDVIDEATPTKVPGMALSPNPSAELDAIFKRGLDGGTLQFSQLEASLQQQLQPLFHAWQTNGLAQLNNDALTLTLAGRFWNVNMQTGLFEFLAENK; via the coding sequence ATGATGATCCTAACGCCGACCATGACTGGCATAGCAAGTCCTGAACCATTGCAAAATGCCTTTAAAGTCAAAAGTGTTCCCCATGCCGGTCGCAGTGGCAGTCGCCCTGTCAACTTAACACCGGCACTTTGGCATCAATGGTGGCAACAACCCAGCAAGAGTAACCAACGGGCACTGTATATCCATATTCCCTTTTGTCGTAAGCGCTGTAGCTTCTGTAATTTCTTTGAAAATGGCACTAATCCTGAGCGAATTAGCCGCTATGTTAGCCGCCTCTGCGAACAGTTAAGGATTGCTGCAGACACGCCTTTAGCCCAAAGTCAGCCATTTGATACCGTCTATGTTGGCGGCGGCACACCGACCGATATGCAGGCCGATGAGATCGCGATGTTAGGCGCAGCGATAAGCAAATTCCCATTGATAAAGAATGCCGAAGTGTCGCTCGAAGGCCGCCTCAATGGCTTTGATGATGACAAATGGCACAGTGCGTTAGATAACGGATTTAACCGCTTCTCGTTTGGAGTGCAAAGCTTCGATACTCATGTACGCCAAGCCGCCGGACGCTTTGATGATAAAGACACCTTACTCAGCCGCCTTAATGAGTTGAGCCAACATCCGAGCGCCAGTATCGTCATCGATCTTATTTTTGGGCTACCCGGTCAGACCTTAGATATTTGGCAACAAGATCTGCAAGCCGTTATCGACAGTGGTGTACATGGGGTCGATCTCTATCAATTGATAGGCCTCGGCGGCACTCGCATCGACCGGGCTAGCGAGAAAGGCAAAATACTTGGCACCGACGAAAGTGAATTTCAGGCCGATAGCCAAACGCGGGCGCAGATGTACGCCTATGGCGCCAACTTACTCGAATCAAACCAGTGGCAACGGTTATCCAGCTGCCACTGGCGTCGCGACAACCGTGAACGCAGCATCTATAACTCACTTGCCAAAAGCGGTATCGAAATACTGCCGTTTGGCGCCGGTGCTGGTGGCAGTATCCATGGCCATGGGGTAATGAATGCCCGCAGCTTAACCAACTGGCACCTAGCCCACTCACAATCCACTGACGTTATAGATGAGGCAACCCCCACTAAAGTGCCCGGAATGGCATTGAGCCCAAATCCATCAGCCGAACTCGATGCGATTTTTAAACGCGGCCTAGACGGTGGAACACTGCAATTTTCTCAACTAGAGGCCAGCTTACAGCAGCAGTTACAGCCACTCTTTCATGCATGGCAAACCAATGGTCTGGCGCAACTTAATAACGACGCCCTTACTTTGACCTTGGCTGGGCGCTTTTGGAACGTGAATATGCAAACGGGTTTGTTTGAGTTTTTGGCTGAAAATAAGTAA
- the torA gene encoding trimethylamine-N-oxide reductase TorA, with the protein MKRRDFLKGLVGTSYVVLSGSSVLAPLNALAASAAKTNEGWLTTGSHFGAFKMKRKNGVIDQVIPFERDKYPTDMINGVKGLVYNPSRVRYPMVRLDFLLKGHKSDTTQRGDFRFVRVTWDKALSLFKDSLDEVQTKYGPSGLHAGQTGWRATGQLHSSTSHMQRAVGMHGNFIKKVGDYSTGAGQTILPYILGSTEVYAQGTSWPLILENSKTIILWSNDPYKNLQVGWNAETHESYAYLAQLKEKVAKGEIRVISIDPVVTKTQQYLGCEQLYVNPQTDVALMLGIAHEMVAKNLHDTKFIEGYSLGFDRFLPYIQGETDGVEKTPEWAAEITGVSAEIIRDLAKVMTKGRTQMLMGWCIQRQQHGEQPYWMAAVLATMTGQIGLPGGGISYGHHYSSIGVPSSGAAAPGAFPRNLDEDQKPLFDSNDFKGTSSTIPVARWIDAILEPGKTIDSNGSKVTFPDIKMMVFSGNNPWNHHQDRNRMKQAFQKLECVVTIDMNWTATCRFSDIVLPACTTFERNDIDVYGSYANRGVLAMQKMVEPLFDSLSDFEIFTRFARLMGKEKEYTRGMTERDWLNKLYTDCKNANAGKFDMPDFDAFWKEGYVHFGEGKPWTRHAAFREDPEINPLGTPSGLIEIFSRKIAQYQYDDCPGHPTWMEKSERSHGGPGSDKFPMWMQSCHPDKRLHSQMCESEEYRETYTVKGREPVYLNPDDAKQRGIKAGDVVRVFNDRGQLLAGAVVSNNFPKGVIRIHEGAWYGPVGEDGSKEGGAEIGALCSYGDPNTLTQDIGTSKLAQACSAYTCLVEFEKYKGKVPVVSSFSGPVEITL; encoded by the coding sequence ATGAAAAGAAGAGACTTTTTAAAAGGCTTAGTCGGCACATCTTATGTTGTACTTAGCGGGTCGTCAGTCCTTGCGCCATTGAATGCGTTAGCCGCTTCAGCAGCCAAGACTAACGAAGGTTGGCTCACCACAGGATCGCACTTTGGTGCTTTTAAAATGAAGCGCAAAAATGGCGTGATAGATCAAGTCATTCCATTTGAAAGAGACAAGTATCCAACCGACATGATTAACGGTGTTAAAGGCTTGGTCTATAACCCGTCGCGTGTACGCTACCCTATGGTGCGCTTAGACTTCTTACTCAAGGGTCACAAAAGCGATACCACGCAACGAGGCGACTTCCGCTTTGTGCGAGTGACATGGGATAAAGCGCTGTCTTTGTTTAAAGACTCGCTTGATGAAGTACAAACTAAATATGGTCCATCAGGGCTACATGCTGGCCAGACTGGCTGGCGCGCAACAGGCCAGCTGCACTCAAGCACGAGCCATATGCAACGCGCCGTAGGCATGCATGGCAACTTCATTAAAAAGGTTGGCGACTACTCAACAGGGGCAGGACAAACCATTTTGCCTTACATCTTGGGTTCAACCGAAGTGTATGCCCAAGGCACATCATGGCCGCTTATTCTTGAAAATTCTAAGACCATTATTTTATGGTCAAACGATCCGTACAAGAACTTACAAGTGGGTTGGAACGCTGAAACGCATGAGTCATACGCTTACCTTGCGCAGCTGAAAGAGAAAGTGGCTAAGGGTGAAATACGCGTTATCAGTATCGATCCTGTTGTCACCAAAACGCAGCAGTATTTAGGCTGTGAGCAGCTGTATGTTAATCCACAAACTGATGTGGCATTAATGCTAGGTATCGCCCATGAAATGGTGGCTAAAAATCTGCATGACACTAAATTCATTGAAGGATACAGCTTAGGATTCGATAGATTCCTACCTTATATCCAAGGCGAAACTGATGGTGTAGAGAAGACACCTGAATGGGCTGCTGAGATCACAGGAGTTTCCGCTGAGATCATCCGCGATCTCGCAAAAGTGATGACTAAAGGTCGCACTCAAATGCTCATGGGCTGGTGTATTCAACGCCAGCAGCACGGCGAACAACCTTATTGGATGGCAGCGGTACTTGCCACTATGACAGGCCAAATTGGTCTACCTGGCGGCGGTATTAGCTATGGTCACCACTACTCAAGCATTGGCGTGCCATCATCAGGTGCAGCAGCACCTGGCGCTTTCCCACGTAACTTGGACGAAGACCAAAAGCCACTGTTCGATAGCAATGACTTTAAAGGCACTAGCAGCACCATACCAGTTGCGCGTTGGATTGATGCCATTCTAGAACCAGGCAAAACCATTGACTCTAACGGTTCAAAAGTCACCTTCCCAGATATCAAGATGATGGTGTTTTCCGGTAATAACCCTTGGAACCATCACCAAGATCGTAACCGCATGAAGCAAGCGTTCCAAAAGCTTGAGTGTGTGGTCACTATCGATATGAACTGGACTGCGACCTGTCGCTTCTCAGATATCGTTCTGCCAGCGTGTACCACTTTTGAGCGTAACGACATCGACGTCTACGGCAGTTATGCTAACCGCGGTGTACTGGCGATGCAGAAGATGGTTGAACCGCTGTTTGACAGCTTGTCAGATTTCGAAATTTTCACTCGCTTTGCCCGCCTAATGGGTAAAGAGAAAGAGTACACCCGTGGTATGACGGAACGTGACTGGCTAAACAAGCTTTACACTGACTGTAAAAATGCCAATGCGGGTAAGTTTGACATGCCAGACTTTGATGCGTTCTGGAAAGAGGGTTACGTTCACTTCGGTGAAGGTAAACCTTGGACACGTCACGCAGCCTTTAGAGAAGACCCTGAGATCAATCCTTTAGGAACTCCTTCTGGCTTAATTGAGATCTTCAGCCGTAAAATAGCTCAGTACCAGTACGATGACTGCCCAGGTCACCCGACTTGGATGGAAAAATCAGAACGCAGCCATGGCGGTCCAGGTTCAGACAAATTCCCAATGTGGATGCAGTCTTGCCACCCTGATAAGCGTTTGCATTCACAAATGTGCGAGTCAGAAGAGTACCGTGAAACTTACACTGTTAAGGGGCGTGAGCCCGTCTACTTAAACCCTGATGACGCCAAGCAACGCGGCATAAAAGCAGGCGATGTGGTGCGGGTGTTTAACGACCGCGGTCAGCTGCTTGCTGGTGCAGTGGTTTCAAATAACTTCCCTAAAGGGGTTATTCGTATCCACGAAGGCGCTTGGTATGGTCCTGTCGGCGAAGATGGCAGCAAAGAGGGCGGCGCAGAAATTGGCGCACTGTGTAGCTACGGGGATCCAAATACTCTGACGCAAGATATTGGTACTTCAAAGCTTGCTCAAGCGTGCTCTGCTTACACTTGTTTAGTTGAATTTGAAAAGTATAAAGGTAAAGTACCTGTTGTAAGTTCATTTAGCGGACCCGTTGAGATAACACTATGA
- the torC gene encoding pentaheme c-type cytochrome TorC, translated as MRWLLNIWRTLNKPTQYLTLGSVSVSAFIMGIIFWGGFNTALQATNTEEFCISCHSMESMPYKELQETVHWSNHSGVRATCPDCHVPHDWSRKIGRKIEASHDMWGWLLQTVNTPEKFEDKRLEMASREWKRFDRDNSLACKNCHNYDSMKWDSMSKLAQKQMKRAAKLDQSCVDCHKGIAHKLPDMGTARAPELIAEVGSGVNGLEVNKTYFSALTKPVYFNEKTDVEAGTLNIATKVKVLELKGNRAKIGINGWRKKIGAGRVIYYDFGLNILSAQLTKDAALEEGVITTFEEKEDPMTGLKWQRVETVIWTDTDYLLSDLQPLWDYARSTYSTSCSVCHTQPDESHFDANTWPGMFQGMIAFVNMDQDTQALVQKYLQEHSSTFNKSAH; from the coding sequence ATGAGATGGTTGCTTAACATCTGGCGCACATTAAACAAACCGACACAATACCTCACACTGGGCTCAGTCAGTGTTTCAGCCTTTATTATGGGCATTATCTTTTGGGGTGGTTTTAACACTGCACTTCAAGCAACAAATACTGAAGAGTTTTGTATTAGCTGCCACAGCATGGAAAGCATGCCTTATAAAGAGCTGCAAGAGACAGTGCATTGGTCAAATCATTCCGGCGTTCGCGCAACCTGCCCAGATTGCCACGTACCCCATGATTGGAGCCGTAAAATTGGCCGCAAAATTGAAGCCTCTCACGATATGTGGGGCTGGTTACTGCAAACCGTCAATACACCTGAAAAATTCGAAGACAAACGTCTAGAAATGGCCAGCCGTGAGTGGAAACGATTCGACCGTGATAACTCTCTTGCGTGTAAAAACTGCCACAACTATGACTCAATGAAATGGGACAGCATGTCTAAGCTAGCGCAAAAGCAGATGAAACGCGCAGCTAAACTCGACCAAAGCTGTGTTGATTGTCATAAAGGTATCGCCCATAAGCTTCCCGATATGGGCACCGCTCGTGCACCAGAGTTAATTGCAGAAGTCGGTTCCGGCGTTAACGGCTTAGAGGTTAACAAAACCTATTTCTCAGCATTGACTAAACCTGTTTATTTCAACGAAAAAACCGATGTTGAGGCTGGCACATTAAACATCGCCACTAAAGTGAAAGTGTTAGAACTTAAAGGCAACCGCGCCAAGATTGGTATCAACGGTTGGAGAAAGAAAATTGGTGCAGGTCGCGTTATCTACTACGACTTTGGCTTAAATATTCTATCGGCTCAGCTAACCAAAGATGCAGCACTTGAAGAGGGTGTAATCACCACCTTCGAAGAGAAAGAAGACCCAATGACAGGCCTTAAATGGCAACGTGTAGAAACCGTAATCTGGACAGATACCGACTACCTACTCAGCGACCTACAGCCACTTTGGGATTATGCGCGTAGCACATATAGCACCAGCTGTAGCGTATGCCATACCCAACCGGACGAGAGTCACTTTGACGCCAACACATGGCCTGGTATGTTCCAAGGCATGATCGCCTTCGTCAATATGGACCAAGATACTCAAGCTTTAGTGCAAAAGTACTTACAAGAGCATTCATCAACTTTCAATAAGTCGGCTCACTAA
- a CDS encoding FecCD family ABC transporter permease has translation MDNRHWLWPCLLTALVITSLMSVSIGPLHISPSVSFSAVINWATQIDIGSVAPHEQLVIDQVRLPRTLLALAVGAVLAQCGAVMQGLFRNPLADPGIIGVSSGAAFGAAICIVLFPQGGEYAVAISAFLAGLVTTLVVYRLASSPSGTSVVLLLLSGVAVAALAGAGIGLLTYMADDMALRDLTLWQLGSIAGAQWHYVILSLIALAVVSWQFNCSAKALNALLLGEAEARHLGLDVDKLKLKLIVLCAIGVGISVAATGIIGFIGLVVPHLVRMMVGPDHKQLLPLSAILGAALLVLADIGARAIVAPSELPVGLVTALIGAPFFIVLLLKQRSKLV, from the coding sequence ATGGATAATCGTCATTGGCTTTGGCCCTGTTTGTTGACCGCTTTGGTCATCACCAGCCTGATGTCTGTCAGCATAGGTCCACTGCACATTAGCCCTAGCGTGAGCTTCAGTGCCGTCATTAACTGGGCGACTCAAATTGATATAGGCAGTGTAGCCCCACACGAACAGTTAGTGATCGACCAAGTCCGCCTACCGCGCACATTGTTGGCGTTAGCTGTGGGGGCTGTGCTGGCTCAGTGTGGCGCGGTGATGCAGGGGTTGTTTAGAAACCCACTGGCAGATCCCGGTATTATTGGGGTGTCGTCAGGTGCCGCTTTTGGCGCCGCTATCTGCATTGTGCTGTTTCCCCAAGGCGGTGAATACGCCGTGGCAATCAGTGCCTTTCTAGCCGGGTTGGTAACCACCTTAGTGGTTTACCGTTTAGCCAGTAGCCCTAGCGGGACTTCGGTTGTATTACTGCTGTTATCTGGCGTAGCCGTGGCAGCACTTGCTGGCGCGGGCATAGGTCTACTCACCTATATGGCCGACGATATGGCATTGAGGGATCTCACCCTGTGGCAGCTCGGTTCTATCGCCGGCGCGCAATGGCATTACGTCATATTAAGCTTGATCGCCTTAGCCGTTGTTAGTTGGCAGTTTAACTGCTCAGCGAAGGCGCTTAATGCGTTATTACTGGGTGAAGCTGAAGCGCGTCATTTAGGCTTAGATGTTGATAAGTTAAAACTCAAGCTCATCGTACTTTGCGCTATTGGCGTGGGAATATCGGTTGCCGCAACTGGCATTATTGGCTTTATCGGCCTAGTCGTGCCGCATTTAGTAAGGATGATGGTGGGGCCTGATCATAAACAGCTACTGCCACTCAGTGCCATACTCGGCGCTGCATTACTCGTGCTGGCCGATATCGGTGCTCGCGCCATTGTTGCGCCATCAGAACTCCCCGTGGGGCTGGTCACAGCGCTTATCGGCGCGCCATTCTTCATCGTGTTATTACTCAAACAACGCAGTAAGTTGGTCTAA
- a CDS encoding heme ABC transporter ATP-binding protein has protein sequence MNYSTQSQPAGIADHLSNASRTTVIEIEHLSVRIGQKPVLTDINLRLKAGEVTALLGPNGAGKSTLLKSLCQEIELEAGRINIHQQPLTMWDRQKLAKLLAVLPQHASLTFPFQVHQVVEMGLYPLTLNQRQGEQLIDAQLEQVALSHLKYRSYPTLSGGEKQRVQLARVLTQLAQSDKPPILLLDEPTSALDLAQQHRVLKLVKSLAYEQNYAVVVVLHDLNQASRYADRLVILQQGEVVSDGPPHEALTPATIRQVWQYDPIVVNEPGQLTPLLF, from the coding sequence ATGAATTATTCAACTCAGTCACAGCCAGCGGGTATAGCGGATCATCTATCGAATGCAAGCAGAACTACAGTCATAGAGATCGAGCATCTTTCAGTGCGTATTGGTCAAAAACCAGTATTAACCGACATAAACCTCAGGTTAAAAGCCGGCGAAGTCACTGCCCTTTTAGGACCTAATGGGGCCGGTAAATCAACCTTACTAAAAAGCTTATGCCAGGAAATTGAGCTTGAAGCAGGCCGGATTAACATTCACCAGCAACCACTGACGATGTGGGATAGGCAAAAACTGGCAAAATTGTTAGCGGTACTGCCACAACACGCCTCACTGACGTTTCCATTTCAAGTTCATCAAGTAGTCGAAATGGGGTTATATCCGTTAACGCTCAACCAGCGACAAGGTGAGCAGTTGATTGATGCACAATTGGAACAGGTTGCCTTGAGCCACTTAAAATACCGCAGCTACCCTACGCTCTCGGGCGGCGAGAAACAGCGAGTGCAATTAGCCCGAGTATTAACCCAGTTAGCTCAATCAGATAAGCCGCCAATTTTACTGTTGGATGAACCCACCTCAGCACTGGATTTAGCCCAGCAGCACAGAGTATTAAAGCTGGTAAAATCGTTAGCTTATGAACAAAATTATGCCGTCGTAGTGGTACTTCATGACCTTAATCAAGCATCACGCTATGCCGACAGATTGGTGATTTTACAACAAGGAGAAGTTGTCAGTGATGGGCCACCGCACGAGGCGTTAACCCCTGCAACCATTAGGCAGGTTTGGCAATACGATCCTATTGTAGTGAATGAGCCCGGGCAGCTGACACCACTATTATTTTAA
- a CDS encoding GNAT family N-acetyltransferase → MTLYKFNRTTNNINAEKVMRINYRKECEADIDAIDTLTQLAFINVEHSTHTEHFIVRRLRDASALSVSLVAETNGEIIGHVALSPVTISDGSVSWYGLGPISVRPDYQDKAIGSSLISEALSELKKLGANGCVLLGEPDFYSRFGFTANALIVLEGVPAAYFLQLTFSDKEPRGIVNYHSAFSATR, encoded by the coding sequence ATGACGCTCTATAAATTTAACCGGACAACCAATAACATCAACGCTGAAAAGGTCATGCGGATCAATTATCGCAAAGAGTGCGAAGCCGATATCGACGCCATTGATACGTTAACTCAGCTCGCTTTTATCAATGTCGAGCATTCAACACATACCGAGCACTTTATTGTTCGTCGCCTAAGAGACGCAAGCGCATTGAGTGTGTCTTTAGTTGCAGAAACAAATGGCGAGATTATTGGCCATGTCGCGCTGTCGCCAGTGACTATCTCCGACGGCAGCGTAAGCTGGTATGGTCTTGGCCCTATTTCGGTCAGGCCTGACTATCAAGATAAAGCCATCGGTTCAAGCTTGATAAGTGAAGCATTGAGCGAACTAAAAAAGCTCGGTGCTAACGGTTGCGTATTGCTAGGCGAGCCCGATTTTTACAGTCGTTTTGGCTTTACGGCAAATGCTTTAATCGTACTTGAGGGCGTGCCAGCAGCCTATTTTCTGCAACTGACCTTCTCCGATAAAGAGCCTCGCGGCATCGTAAACTACCACAGCGCTTTCTCAGCAACTCGTTAA
- the torE gene encoding trimethylamine N-oxide reductase system protein TorE: MTNQNPTKKYTSNKKDELKALFFIIFILFPALSIAFVSTYGFIIWMIQAFGGVVAH; this comes from the coding sequence ATGACGAATCAAAACCCCACAAAAAAATACACTAGTAATAAGAAGGATGAACTTAAAGCATTATTTTTTATCATCTTTATTTTATTTCCTGCATTAAGCATCGCTTTTGTTAGTACCTATGGCTTCATCATTTGGATGATCCAAGCATTTGGTGGCGTTGTCGCTCACTAA
- a CDS encoding dihydrofolate reductase family protein — MTNIVFIATSLDGFIADKDNKVDWLHETPNPDNSDLGYNAFIGRVQALVIGRNTLETVLSFGIDWPYTKPVFVLSNTMKAVPAGLEDKVFLVKGPLTEVMTKIHGQGYNNLYIDGGLTIQSFLKEDLIDELIITTIPVLLGGGISLFGGLVAPLKFKHVKSKRFVDYLVQNSFIRVR; from the coding sequence ATGACCAATATCGTTTTTATCGCCACCAGTCTCGATGGTTTCATTGCAGACAAAGACAATAAAGTCGATTGGCTCCATGAAACCCCAAACCCTGATAATTCTGATCTCGGTTACAACGCTTTTATCGGGCGAGTACAGGCGTTAGTCATCGGCCGAAATACCCTAGAAACCGTTCTCAGCTTCGGTATTGACTGGCCCTATACTAAGCCCGTATTTGTGCTCAGCAATACCATGAAGGCGGTACCGGCAGGACTCGAAGATAAAGTGTTTTTAGTGAAAGGCCCACTGACAGAGGTCATGACGAAAATACACGGTCAAGGTTACAACAACCTCTATATTGATGGCGGTTTGACCATACAGAGCTTCTTAAAAGAAGATTTGATTGATGAGCTGATTATCACCACTATTCCAGTACTCTTGGGCGGCGGGATCTCATTATTTGGCGGGTTGGTCGCACCACTTAAGTTTAAGCATGTAAAGTCAAAACGCTTTGTTGATTACTTGGTACAAAATAGTTTTATTAGAGTGCGATAA
- a CDS encoding carbon-nitrogen hydrolase family protein, with product MKKIALIQESPYVLDKKRTIEKAVEIINSVSAKGAELIVFPEAFIAGYPAWIWRLRPGGDWGISEELHVRLLKNAINLSSDDLNPMLEAAKDNSVTVVCGINERDNANSQSTIYNSVITIDIQGQIINHHRKLMPTNPERMVWGFGDGHGLNVIDTPVGRIGSLICWENYMPLARYSLYSQGIEIYIAPTYDSGDAWTGTMQHIAREGKCWVLSCGVALERKDLPTDFPNIDEIYPADEEWINPGDSLVVSPSGEIVSGPLSKEKGYIILDIDVDLASTSKRALDVAGHYSRPDVFKLEVDKTRQSPIHFKNNR from the coding sequence ATGAAAAAAATCGCACTTATTCAAGAGTCTCCTTACGTTCTTGATAAAAAACGTACCATAGAAAAAGCTGTAGAGATCATTAATTCCGTCTCCGCCAAAGGGGCTGAACTGATTGTTTTTCCAGAGGCATTCATAGCAGGATACCCTGCTTGGATATGGCGGCTTAGACCTGGTGGTGACTGGGGGATCAGTGAAGAGCTACATGTTAGATTACTCAAAAATGCGATTAATCTAAGTTCGGACGATCTCAACCCTATGCTAGAAGCAGCCAAAGACAATAGCGTTACAGTCGTATGTGGTATTAACGAACGAGATAATGCTAATAGCCAATCCACAATATATAACTCAGTAATAACCATTGATATTCAAGGTCAAATTATCAATCATCATCGAAAACTCATGCCCACAAACCCAGAGCGAATGGTATGGGGGTTTGGAGATGGGCATGGTTTAAATGTTATTGATACTCCAGTCGGTAGAATTGGTAGCCTAATATGCTGGGAAAATTATATGCCTCTGGCAAGGTACTCTCTATATTCGCAAGGGATAGAAATATATATTGCACCAACCTATGACAGTGGTGATGCTTGGACTGGCACTATGCAGCACATTGCTCGGGAGGGTAAGTGTTGGGTTTTATCTTGTGGTGTTGCTTTAGAGCGAAAAGATTTACCTACGGACTTTCCAAATATAGATGAAATTTACCCGGCTGATGAAGAATGGATTAACCCCGGAGATTCGCTTGTGGTATCGCCTAGCGGTGAAATAGTGTCAGGGCCATTATCTAAAGAGAAAGGCTATATCATTTTGGATATTGATGTTGATTTGGCCTCAACTTCTAAGCGTGCTTTGGATGTCGCAGGGCACTACTCAAGACCTGATGTATTTAAACTGGAAGTAGACAAGACTAGACAATCACCCATTCACTTTAAAAACAATCGTTAA